Proteins encoded in a region of the Populus alba chromosome 13, ASM523922v2, whole genome shotgun sequence genome:
- the LOC118060973 gene encoding putative pectinesterase/pectinesterase inhibitor 22 encodes MMAFANFLFIVFLLPSLEALSNVNPSEYQQELNTQALILQACSNVENLSSCLSNFQGELQKSGPPTAQSIIHAALRATLDEASRAIDTITKFNSLSISYREQVAIEDCKELLDFSVSELAWSLMEMNRIRAGIKNVHYEGNLKAWLSAALSNPDTCLEGFEGTDRHLENFISGSIKQVTQLIGNVLGLYTQLHSLPFKPTRHDHNATTTKSSSDKFPEWMTEGDQGLLKGSSLGMHVDAIVALDGSGHYRTITEAINEAPSYSTRRYIIYVKTGVYRENIDMKRKKSYIMLVGDGIGKTVVTGNRNFMQGWTTFRTATVAVSGKGFIARDMTFRNTAGPLNHQAVALRVDSDQSAFYRCSMEGYQDTLYAHSLRQFYRECEIHGTIDYIFGNGAAVFQECKIYTRVPLPLQKVTITAQGRKSPHQSTGFSIQNSYIFASQPTYLGRPWKQYSRTVFMNTYMSALVQPRGWLEWYGNFALGTLWYGEYRNRGPGALLSGRVKWPGYHIIKDARTAKFFTVAQFIDGMSWLPSTGIKFTVGLGN; translated from the exons ATGATGGCCTttgctaattttctttttattgtgttCCTTCTACCTTCTCTTGAAGCTTTGTCCAATGTAAACCCATCAGAATATCAACAAGAATTAAATACACAAGCTTTGATCTTGCAAGCTTGTAGTAATGTTGAAAACCTGAGTTCATGCCTGTCGAATTTTCAAGGTGAGCTTCAAAAGAGTGGTCCTCCTACTGCACAGTCAATCATCCATGCTGCCCTTAGGGCTACGCTCGATGAAGCGAGCCGAGCCATTGATACGATTACAAAGTTCAATTCTTTGTCTATCAGCTATCGCGAACAAGTTGCGATCGAGGACTGCAAAGAACTTCTTGATTTCTCTGTATCTGAGTTAGCATGGTCCTTAATGGAGATGAACAGAATCCGAGCAGGCATAAAGAATGTTCATTATGAAGGAAACTTGAAAGCTTGGCTTAGCGCTGCACTAAGTAACCCAGATACATGCCTTGAAGGATTTGAAGGCACAGATAGACATCTCGAGAACTTCATCAGTGGAAGCATAAAACAAGTCACACAACTAATTGGTAATGTCTTAGGTTTGTATACTCAGTTGCATAGCTTACCCTTTAAGCCTACACGACATGATCATAATGCAACTACTACAAAGTCAAGTTCAGATAAGTTCCCAGAATGGATGACAGAAGGTGATCAAGGGCTTCTGAAAGGTAGCTCTCTTGGTATGCACGTAGATGCAATTGTGGCCCTCGATGGTAGCGGTCATTACCGTACCATTACGGAGGCCATTAATGAAGCTCCAAGTTATAGTACTCGAAGATATATCATATATGTGAAGACGGGAGTTTATAGAGAAAACATTGAcatgaagaggaagaaatctTATATCATGCTCGTTGGGGATGGTATAGGGAAGACCGTCGTCACAGGCAATCGCAATTTCATGCAAGGATGGACTACCTTTAGAACTGCTACTGTGG CGGTCTCAGGGAAGGGATTCATAGCAAGAGACATGACATTTCGTAACACGGCCGGACCATTAAACCATCAAGCTGTGGCCCTTCGAGTTGATTCGGACCAATCCGCCTTCTACCGGTGCAGCATGGAAGGCTACCAAGACACCCTTTATGCCCACTCCCTCCGCCAGTTTTACCGCGAATGCGAAATTCACGGAACCATAGATTACATCTTTGGCAATGGTGCAGCTGTGTTCCAAGAATGCAAGATCTACACTAGAGTGCCACTACCACTACAGAAGGTTACAATCACCGCTCAGGGAAGGAAAAGCCCTCATCAAAGCACCGGATTCTCGATCCAAAATAGCTACATCTTTGCCTCGCAACCAACATACTTAGGGCGGCCATGGAAGCAATATTCCAGGACAGTTTTTATGAACACATACATGAGTGCTTTGGTCCAGCCTAGAGGGTGGCTTGAGTGGTATGGCAACTTTGCATTAGGCACGTTGTGGTATGGTGAGTATAGGAACCGTGGCCCTGGAGCATTGCTATCTGGCCGTGTCAAATGGCCTGGTTACCACATTATTAAGGATGCCCGCACGGCTAAGTTCTTTACCGTCGCGCAGTTCATCGATGGCATGTCATGGCTGCCATCCACGGGCATCAAGTTCACAGTAGGCTTGGGCAATTAA
- the LOC118060972 gene encoding F-box/LRR-repeat protein 3 isoform X1, with protein MSTQSSPILSVLTEDLLIRVNEKLVQDSDRKIWRLICKEFHRVDSITRKTLRVLHVEFLPTLLKNYTNLHTLDLSVCPCIEDGTITLLLHRVDHSMWARNLKFLNLRRANGLKFAGLEMLVGACKGLESLDVSYCCGFGDREAAAISGCGGLKELRMDKCLGVSDVGLAKIVVGCGRLVRLSLKWCMEISDLGVELLCKKCLELKFLDVSYLKVTSDSLRSIAALPKLEDLAMVGCPLVNVVGLQFLENGCPLLQKIDVSRCDCVSSSGLSALIRGHNGLLQIDARYTISEFSANFVECMQELKNLNAIIIDGARVSDTVFQTISYKCRSLIEIGLSKCTGVTNMGIMQLVSGCVNLKTINLTCCRSITDAAISAIADSCRNLLCLKLESCNMITEKSLKQLGSHCTLLEELDLTDCFGINDRGLERLSRCSRLLCLKLGLCTNISDTGLFYIASNCSQLHELDLYRCMGIGDDGLAALSSGCKKLRKLNLSYCIEVTDKGMESLGYLEELSDLELRGLDKITGVGLTALVIRCKRLAYLDLKHCGKVDDTGFWALAYHSRNLRQINLSYCSITDMALCMVMGNLTRLQDADLVHLRNVTVEGFDLALRACCVRIKKVKLVAALGFLLSSEVLGILHARGCRIRWD; from the exons ATGTCAACTCAATCATCACCAATACTTTCCGTCTTAACAGAAGATTTACTCATTCGGGTCAATGAGAAACTCGTCCAAGATTCAGATCGCAAGATATGGAGGCTCATTTGCAAAGAATTCCATCGAGTTGACTCCATCACACGCAAAACTCTACGCGTCCTTCATGTCGAGTTCTTACCGACTCTCCTCAAGAACTACACCAATCTCCACACGCTAGACCTATCAGTCTGTCCATGTATCGAGGATGGGACCATAACATTGTTACTACATCGTGTTGATCACTCGATGTGGGCAAggaacttgaagtttttgaACTTGAGGAGGGCTAATGGGCTGAAGTTTGCGGGATTGGAAATGTTGGTGGGTGCCTGTAAGGGTTTGGAGAGTCTTGATGTGTCTTATTGTTGTGGGTTTGGTGATAGGGAGGCAGCAGCGATATCAGGTTGTGGAGGACTGAAGGAGTTGAGGATGGATAAGTGTTTAGGAGTTAGTGATGTTGGATTGGCTAAGATTGTTGTTGGGTGTGGGAGATTGGTGAGGTTGAGTTTGAAGTGGTGTATGGAGATAAGTGATCTTGGTGTTGAGCTTTTGTGCAAGAAGTGCTTGGAGTTGAAGTTTCTAGATGTTTCTTATCTCAAG GTGACAAGCGACTCGCTTCGTTCTATTGCTGCTTTGCCAAAGCTGGAGGATTTGGCTATGGTGGGATGCCCGTTAGTGAATGTTGTTGGATTGCAATTTCTTGAAAATGGATGCCCTTTACTACAG AAAATTGATGTTTCAAGGTGTGATTGTGTTAGTTCATCTGGGTTAAGTGCCTTAATTAGAGGACATAATGGTCTTCTACAGATTGATGCACGTTACACCATTTCA GAATTTTCTGCAAACTTTGTTGAGTGCATGCAGGAATTGAAGAATCTGAACGCCATCATAATTGATGGGGCTCGAGTTTCTGACACTGTTTTCCAGACAATCAGCTATAAATGCAGGTCTTTAATCGAAATTGGGTTGAGCAAATGCACAGGGGTCACCAATATGGGAATTATGCAGCTGGTATCTGGCTGTGTCAATTTGAAGACCATCAATTTAACATGTTGCCGTTCCATAACCGATGCTGCAATTTCTGCTATTGCAGACTCTTGTAGGAACCTTCTGTGCCTAAAGTTAGAGTCTTGTAATATGATCACTGAGAAGAGTCTTAAACAGCTTGGATCACATTGCACGCTACTTGAAGAGCTCGATCTCACTGACTGTTTTGGCATAAATGACAGAG GGCTTGAACGCCTTTCTAGATGTTCCAGACTTCTATGTTTGAAATTAGGACTTTGCACCAACATATCAGACACAGGACTTTTTTATATTGCTTCCAATTGTTCACAGCTTCATGAACTTGATCTATACCG CTGTATGGGCATCGGAGATGATGGTTTAGCAGCTTTATCAAGTGGCTGCAAGAAGTTAAGGAAGCTGAACTTGTCATACTGCATTGAGGTCACAGACAAAGGGATGGAGTCTCTTGGCTATCTGGAGGAGCTCTCTGACCTGGAGCTGAGAGGACTTGATAAAATTACGGGCGTGGGTTTGACAGCATTGGTGATCAGGTGTAAGAGACTGGCATATTTGGACCTAAAACATTGCGGGAAAGTTGATGATACTGGGTTTTGGGCACTTGCCTATCACTCACGGAACTTGCGACAG ATAAATTTGAGCTACTGTTCTATCACAGACATGGCATTATGCATGGTGATGGGAAATTTGACACGCCTGCAAGACGCAGATCTGGTGCACCTCAGGAATGTCACTGTGGAGGGGTTCGACCTTGCACTTAGAGCCTGCTGTGTCCGAATCAAGAAGGTCAAGCTAGTTGCTGCTCTTGGTTTCTTACTCTCCTCTGAAGTACTGGGGATTTTGCACGCCAGAGGTTGCAGAATTAGATGGGATTAG
- the LOC118060972 gene encoding F-box/LRR-repeat protein 3 isoform X2 codes for MSTQSSPILSVLTEDLLIRVNEKLVQDSDRKIWRLICKEFHRVDSITRKTLRVLHVEFLPTLLKNYTNLHTLDLSVCPCIEDGTITLLLHRVDHSMWARNLKFLNLRRANGLKFAGLEMLVGACKGLESLDVSYCCGFGDREAAAISGCGGLKELRMDKCLGVSDVGLAKIVVGCGRLVRLSLKWCMEISDLGVELLCKKCLELKFLDVSYLKVTSDSLRSIAALPKLEDLAMVGCPLVNVVGLQFLENGCPLLQKIDVSRCDCVSSSGLSALIRGHNGLLQIDARYTISEFSANFVECMQELKNLNAIIIDGARVSDTVFQTISYKCRSLIEIGLSKCTGVTNMGIMQLVSGCVNLKTINLTCCRSITDAAISAIADSCRNLLCLKLESCNMITEKSLKQLGSHCTLLEELDLTDCFGINDRGLERLSRCSRLLCLKLGLCTNISDTGLFYIASNCSQLHELDLYRCMGIGDDGLAALSSGCKKLRKLNLSYCIEVTDKGMESLGYLEELSDLELRGLDKITGVGLTALVIRCKRLAYLDLKHCGKVDDTGFWALAYHSRNLRQTWHYAW; via the exons ATGTCAACTCAATCATCACCAATACTTTCCGTCTTAACAGAAGATTTACTCATTCGGGTCAATGAGAAACTCGTCCAAGATTCAGATCGCAAGATATGGAGGCTCATTTGCAAAGAATTCCATCGAGTTGACTCCATCACACGCAAAACTCTACGCGTCCTTCATGTCGAGTTCTTACCGACTCTCCTCAAGAACTACACCAATCTCCACACGCTAGACCTATCAGTCTGTCCATGTATCGAGGATGGGACCATAACATTGTTACTACATCGTGTTGATCACTCGATGTGGGCAAggaacttgaagtttttgaACTTGAGGAGGGCTAATGGGCTGAAGTTTGCGGGATTGGAAATGTTGGTGGGTGCCTGTAAGGGTTTGGAGAGTCTTGATGTGTCTTATTGTTGTGGGTTTGGTGATAGGGAGGCAGCAGCGATATCAGGTTGTGGAGGACTGAAGGAGTTGAGGATGGATAAGTGTTTAGGAGTTAGTGATGTTGGATTGGCTAAGATTGTTGTTGGGTGTGGGAGATTGGTGAGGTTGAGTTTGAAGTGGTGTATGGAGATAAGTGATCTTGGTGTTGAGCTTTTGTGCAAGAAGTGCTTGGAGTTGAAGTTTCTAGATGTTTCTTATCTCAAG GTGACAAGCGACTCGCTTCGTTCTATTGCTGCTTTGCCAAAGCTGGAGGATTTGGCTATGGTGGGATGCCCGTTAGTGAATGTTGTTGGATTGCAATTTCTTGAAAATGGATGCCCTTTACTACAG AAAATTGATGTTTCAAGGTGTGATTGTGTTAGTTCATCTGGGTTAAGTGCCTTAATTAGAGGACATAATGGTCTTCTACAGATTGATGCACGTTACACCATTTCA GAATTTTCTGCAAACTTTGTTGAGTGCATGCAGGAATTGAAGAATCTGAACGCCATCATAATTGATGGGGCTCGAGTTTCTGACACTGTTTTCCAGACAATCAGCTATAAATGCAGGTCTTTAATCGAAATTGGGTTGAGCAAATGCACAGGGGTCACCAATATGGGAATTATGCAGCTGGTATCTGGCTGTGTCAATTTGAAGACCATCAATTTAACATGTTGCCGTTCCATAACCGATGCTGCAATTTCTGCTATTGCAGACTCTTGTAGGAACCTTCTGTGCCTAAAGTTAGAGTCTTGTAATATGATCACTGAGAAGAGTCTTAAACAGCTTGGATCACATTGCACGCTACTTGAAGAGCTCGATCTCACTGACTGTTTTGGCATAAATGACAGAG GGCTTGAACGCCTTTCTAGATGTTCCAGACTTCTATGTTTGAAATTAGGACTTTGCACCAACATATCAGACACAGGACTTTTTTATATTGCTTCCAATTGTTCACAGCTTCATGAACTTGATCTATACCG CTGTATGGGCATCGGAGATGATGGTTTAGCAGCTTTATCAAGTGGCTGCAAGAAGTTAAGGAAGCTGAACTTGTCATACTGCATTGAGGTCACAGACAAAGGGATGGAGTCTCTTGGCTATCTGGAGGAGCTCTCTGACCTGGAGCTGAGAGGACTTGATAAAATTACGGGCGTGGGTTTGACAGCATTGGTGATCAGGTGTAAGAGACTGGCATATTTGGACCTAAAACATTGCGGGAAAGTTGATGATACTGGGTTTTGGGCACTTGCCTATCACTCACGGAACTTGCGACAG ACATGGCATTATGCATGGTGA
- the LOC118060833 gene encoding cell wall / vacuolar inhibitor of fructosidase 2: MYSLAAHRFMFLTILLAFVSRSKAANAPSILMQDICKETAKSHGSYDDCVSALELDPTADSADINKLAKISLQLGISNTANTRNYIKKLLKNATPESQETLNTCLSSYVAATASFKSALSELGEDPLSANYDSLVAGDDVQACEDEMARNKAQIPGIITRNNYGKLYSAIAFVVTNHLPQIS, from the coding sequence ATGTATTCCCTAGCAGCTCATAGGTTCATGTTCTTGACCATTCTCTTGGCCTTTGTTTCCCGTTCAAAGGCAGCAAATGCTCCCTCCATATTAATGCAAGACATTTGCAAGGAAACCGCAAAATCCCATGGCTCGTATGATGATTGTGTCAGTGCTCTTGAATTGGATCCTACAGCTGATTCTGCAGATATCAACAAACTCGCTAAAATCAGTCTCCAGTTAGGAATTTCTAATACAGCTAATACCCGAAATTACATAAAGAAACTACTTAAGAATGCCACACCTGAATCACAAGAAACCCTCAACACTTGTTTGTCCTCTTACGTAGCAGCCACTGCTTCATTCAAAAGTGCACTGTCGGAGCTAGGTGAAGATCCTCTTTCAGCCAACTATGATAGCTTGGTTGCCGGTGATGATGTCCAAGCATGTGAGGATGAAATGGCGAGGAACAAGGCTCAAATTCCTGGAATTATAACCAGAAACAACTATGGAAAGCTTTATAGTGCGATTGCATTTGTTGTCACAAATCATCTGCCACAAATATCTTAA